In Nostoc sp. GT001, a genomic segment contains:
- a CDS encoding acyltransferase, whose protein sequence is MYKHIKSLTSLRGIAALVVVVHHFSYYGLPKTGSTLSAYTNFFQNGYLWVDFFFILSGFIMTHVYANTFCLKVSLKNYRSYLFSRFARIYPLHIFIIFLFVGLEVVKLFFLSTSAFTGKFNLTALFSNIFLLQAFDLKCLPLLWCNTYWNEPAWSISVEFFIYCIFPLLLLLLLKNNFKTDLIIYIYTLFFILLLITFTRGNLDTIIGIPSIARCGLECILGVITYKIYHRGNYQKYFNLNFLAIIAITWIILIMHYYWHNFRNIHDWLILPAFSLLILSVSINNKSLISKFLNSQLMLYVGTISYSIYMVHWFVQELLKFFWFYKFHNVFGKEFTEYQSLTSLGVFLMIVLLAASLTYRFVEVPARNYLKSTILAKQCI, encoded by the coding sequence ATGTATAAACACATCAAATCGCTCACTTCTTTACGCGGTATTGCAGCCTTGGTTGTTGTTGTACACCATTTTTCTTACTACGGTTTACCGAAAACAGGTTCAACTTTGTCAGCCTATACTAATTTTTTTCAGAATGGATATTTATGGGTTGATTTTTTCTTTATTCTGAGTGGTTTTATTATGACCCATGTTTATGCCAATACTTTTTGTTTAAAAGTCAGTTTAAAGAACTATCGTTCATATTTATTCTCGCGTTTTGCAAGAATTTATCCTCTGCATATATTTATTATTTTTCTATTTGTTGGATTAGAGGTTGTAAAATTATTTTTTCTAAGCACTTCTGCTTTTACTGGTAAATTTAACTTAACGGCTCTTTTTTCCAATATTTTTCTTCTCCAAGCATTTGACCTAAAGTGCCTACCTTTATTATGGTGTAATACCTATTGGAATGAGCCAGCTTGGTCAATAAGTGTAGAGTTTTTCATTTACTGTATATTTCCATTGTTATTATTACTCTTATTAAAAAATAATTTTAAAACCGATTTAATAATTTATATTTATACTCTCTTTTTTATATTACTACTAATCACTTTTACCCGTGGAAATTTAGATACGATTATTGGTATACCTTCGATAGCTAGATGTGGGCTAGAATGCATCCTTGGTGTTATAACCTATAAAATTTATCATAGAGGTAATTATCAAAAGTATTTTAATCTTAATTTTCTAGCAATTATAGCTATAACTTGGATAATTTTGATTATGCATTATTACTGGCATAATTTTCGTAACATTCATGATTGGCTAATTTTACCAGCTTTCTCTCTACTGATTTTATCTGTATCTATCAACAACAAAAGTCTAATATCAAAGTTTCTCAATTCACAGTTAATGCTATATGTCGGGACTATATCTTACTCAATTTATATGGTTCATTGGTTTGTTCAAGAATTGTTAAAATTTTTCTGGTTTTATAAATTTCACAATGTTTTTGGCAAAGAATTCACAGAATATCAATCGTTGACATCTTTAGGAGTATTTCTTATGATTGTCTTATTGGCTGCATCATTGACATATAGATTTGTAGAAGTCCCCGCACGTAATTATTTAAAGTCTACAATCTTGGCTAAACAATGTATTTAA